From one Halothece sp. PCC 7418 genomic stretch:
- the secD gene encoding protein translocase subunit SecD, whose translation MQQQRTTIALIFFLIIAALVVLVQLSVPLGLDLRGGAQLTIQVKPTEEIQQITPERLNAVKRVIQNRVNGLGVSEPIVQTVGGDQISVQLPGVSDPAQAERVLGGTARLEFRAQKQGTEQAFQSAFLQRQQLRTQLEELRQNPEENAEEIEETTAELNAVNEEIAQSFAPANLTGKSLQDARAQPLQTGDNWQVAIRFDQEGATQFAELTANIAGTGRGLGIFLDDVLVSAPTVGPEYADNGITGGSAVITGGFSIQEAQDLAIQLRGGALPLPVEIVENRTVGATLGQESIERSIYAAVSGLILVLVFMGVYYRLPGLIANLALSIYALLTFSAYVLIGVTLTLPGIAGFILSIGMAVDANVLIFERTREELRAGKTLYRSVESGFYRAFSSILDSNVTTLIACAALFWLGSGLVKGFAVTLAIGVLVSLFTALSCTRTFLLTAVLGFPNVRKKPELFCPNLVVSAK comes from the coding sequence ATGCAACAACAGCGAACAACGATCGCGCTCATTTTTTTCCTCATCATTGCTGCTTTGGTGGTGCTAGTGCAATTGTCTGTTCCTCTGGGCTTAGATTTAAGAGGAGGCGCACAGCTTACCATTCAGGTGAAACCCACGGAGGAAATTCAACAAATTACCCCTGAGCGCCTCAACGCAGTCAAGCGGGTGATTCAAAATCGGGTCAACGGCTTAGGAGTCTCCGAACCGATTGTGCAAACTGTCGGCGGGGATCAAATTTCGGTGCAACTGCCTGGTGTGAGTGATCCCGCACAAGCAGAACGGGTTCTGGGAGGAACCGCCCGTTTAGAATTTCGCGCCCAAAAACAAGGCACAGAACAAGCCTTTCAATCGGCATTCTTGCAGCGTCAACAACTGCGAACCCAGCTAGAGGAACTCCGCCAAAATCCCGAGGAGAATGCGGAGGAAATTGAAGAAACCACCGCAGAACTCAACGCAGTCAATGAGGAGATCGCGCAGTCTTTTGCCCCAGCTAACCTCACTGGAAAAAGCCTACAAGATGCACGGGCGCAACCCCTCCAAACAGGAGATAACTGGCAAGTTGCCATTCGCTTTGACCAAGAAGGGGCGACCCAATTTGCAGAATTAACCGCCAATATTGCGGGAACAGGTCGGGGTTTAGGGATTTTCTTAGATGATGTTCTCGTTAGCGCACCCACAGTCGGTCCCGAATATGCAGATAATGGCATTACGGGCGGAAGTGCCGTCATAACTGGGGGCTTTAGTATCCAAGAAGCCCAAGACTTAGCGATTCAATTACGCGGTGGTGCATTACCGTTACCTGTGGAAATTGTGGAAAATCGCACCGTTGGCGCAACCCTGGGTCAAGAAAGCATTGAACGCAGTATTTATGCTGCTGTTTCGGGTTTAATCCTAGTTTTGGTCTTTATGGGCGTTTACTACCGTTTACCAGGTTTAATCGCCAACCTCGCCCTTTCTATCTATGCCTTACTCACCTTTTCGGCTTATGTCTTAATTGGGGTGACGCTAACTTTACCTGGGATTGCTGGCTTTATCCTCAGTATTGGGATGGCGGTAGATGCCAACGTCCTGATTTTTGAGCGCACCCGTGAGGAACTTCGCGCTGGGAAAACCTTATATCGGTCTGTGGAATCTGGCTTCTATCGTGCCTTTTCCAGTATTCTCGATAGTAATGTTACCACCCTGATTGCTTGTGCTGCTCTGTTTTGGCTGGGTTCGGGATTGGTAAAAGGCTTTGCTGTTACCCTTGCGATTGGGGTTTTAGTCAGTTTATTTACTGCCCTTAGCTGTACTCGTACTTTCTTACTGACTGCGGTGTTAGGCTTCCCTAATGTTCGTAAAAAACCAGAATTATTCTGTCCTAACTTGGTGGTGTCCGCAAAATGA
- a CDS encoding D-alanyl-D-alanine carboxypeptidase family protein translates to MEAKRTRFWLWLGSGVGLAVLGSIVGLYLWNENSKLSVASSPQEVETVTPKTEKKETAEAQTESSSTAATPPDLLGHLPYESAPKESLTPVTADGRIQLRTPAAQAFIKMQNEARREGISLVPLSGFRSIAQQEKLFFGVKAQRRQRTTERAEVSAPPGYSEHHTGYAIDIGDGKAPATHVETSFGETEAFAWLEENAARYSFELSFPENNAQGISYEPWHWRYVGNQESLEIFYKNQSK, encoded by the coding sequence ATGGAAGCGAAACGCACTCGTTTCTGGCTGTGGCTGGGAAGTGGCGTGGGCTTAGCTGTACTAGGCTCAATCGTTGGTCTCTATCTGTGGAATGAAAATTCAAAACTCAGTGTCGCCTCTTCTCCCCAAGAGGTGGAAACGGTAACTCCGAAGACAGAAAAGAAGGAAACGGCTGAGGCGCAAACCGAATCATCCTCTACAGCAGCAACACCTCCTGACTTATTAGGTCATCTCCCTTATGAGTCTGCGCCAAAAGAGAGTTTAACCCCAGTCACGGCTGATGGTCGGATTCAGTTAAGAACACCCGCAGCCCAAGCCTTTATCAAAATGCAAAATGAGGCGCGTCGAGAGGGAATCTCATTAGTTCCCCTATCAGGGTTTCGCTCGATCGCGCAGCAAGAAAAGCTCTTTTTTGGGGTGAAAGCCCAACGGAGACAGCGCACAACGGAACGGGCGGAAGTCAGTGCGCCTCCAGGCTACAGTGAACATCATACGGGCTACGCCATTGATATTGGCGATGGAAAAGCCCCAGCGACTCATGTCGAGACAAGTTTTGGGGAAACAGAAGCCTTTGCTTGGTTAGAAGAGAATGCAGCCCGTTATAGTTTTGAACTGTCTTTTCCTGAAAATAACGCCCAAGGGATCAGTTACGAACCCTGGCATTGGCGATATGTTGGTAATCAGGAAAGTTTGGAAATTTTTTATAAAAATCAATCAAAATGA
- a CDS encoding DUF561 domain-containing protein, giving the protein MSMHPNLATAFQNQDVLKVISGLNNFDRAKVSQVIQAASAGGATFVDIAADAELVKMAKEISSLPVCVSAVDPEAFVPCVEAGADLIEIGNFDAFYAQGRRFEAEEVLALTQQTRQLLPNITLSVTVPHILAFDEQVELAMRLVEAGADIIQTEGGTSSTPTHGGTLGLIEKATPTLAAASSISQAVSVPVLCASGLSNVTVPMAIAAGASGVGVGSAINQLNDEVAMVATVRSLVEALATVQRRSIVHS; this is encoded by the coding sequence ATGAGTATGCACCCCAATTTAGCAACAGCATTTCAAAATCAAGATGTGCTGAAAGTAATTAGTGGGTTAAATAATTTCGATCGCGCTAAGGTTTCTCAGGTCATTCAAGCAGCCAGCGCTGGTGGCGCAACCTTTGTTGATATTGCTGCTGATGCTGAGTTAGTGAAAATGGCAAAGGAAATCAGTTCCCTTCCCGTTTGTGTGTCTGCGGTTGATCCCGAAGCGTTTGTTCCTTGCGTGGAAGCTGGGGCGGATCTCATCGAAATCGGAAACTTTGATGCTTTTTATGCCCAAGGGCGACGCTTTGAAGCAGAAGAAGTTTTAGCGTTAACCCAACAAACCCGTCAATTACTCCCTAACATTACCCTTTCTGTCACTGTTCCTCATATTCTCGCTTTCGATGAACAGGTGGAACTGGCGATGCGGTTAGTGGAAGCTGGTGCTGATATTATTCAAACCGAAGGCGGAACCAGCAGCACCCCCACTCATGGCGGAACTTTGGGATTGATTGAAAAAGCAACGCCGACTCTGGCTGCTGCGTCTAGTATTTCGCAAGCGGTTTCGGTTCCTGTGTTATGTGCCTCTGGTTTATCTAATGTTACCGTTCCCATGGCGATCGCGGCGGGTGCATCTGGGGTTGGTGTCGGTTCCGCTATTAATCAACTCAATGATGAAGTTGCTATGGTTGCTACCGTGCGTAGTTTAGTGGAAGCCTTAGCCACTGTTCAACGTCGTTCTATCGTCCATTCCTAG
- a CDS encoding DoxX family protein: MPQQTLDLSAKLFRSNLSANYWSQSVWAILRVVVGVMMIHNGLDKLSDIESFATAYVEVIGLPFPIFFSYVAAYTELIGAPLVALGLFTRPAALGLVGTMAVAMYHHILVAGFSIPYLELSAIYASCFLFFLVNGGGLFSVDTFISSWLSSQTISEEQQPEQIRQDAQQATDNLEEKVASK; this comes from the coding sequence ATGCCTCAACAAACACTTGATTTATCCGCTAAACTCTTTCGCTCCAACCTCAGCGCCAACTACTGGTCTCAGTCGGTTTGGGCAATTTTGCGCGTGGTTGTGGGTGTCATGATGATCCACAACGGGCTTGATAAGCTATCGGACATCGAAAGTTTTGCAACTGCTTATGTGGAAGTGATCGGACTGCCTTTTCCCATCTTCTTCAGTTATGTTGCTGCGTACACTGAATTAATTGGTGCGCCCTTAGTCGCATTAGGCTTATTCACTCGCCCTGCTGCATTAGGCTTAGTGGGAACCATGGCTGTCGCTATGTATCACCATATCTTAGTCGCAGGGTTCAGCATTCCTTATTTAGAACTCTCGGCGATTTATGCCAGTTGCTTCCTTTTCTTCCTCGTCAATGGCGGGGGTTTATTCTCCGTTGACACCTTCATCAGCAGTTGGCTCAGTTCTCAAACCATCTCCGAAGAACAGCAGCCTGAACAGATCCGCCAAGATGCTCAACAGGCTACTGACAATCTCGAAGAAAAAGTTGCTTCTAAATAG
- a CDS encoding alpha-ketoacid dehydrogenase subunit beta, translating to MAQTIFFNALREATNEEMARDDTVFVLGEDVGHYGGSYKVTKDLYKKYGELRLLDTPIAENSFTGMAVGAAMTGLRPIVEGMNMGFLLLAFNQIANNAGMLRYTSGGNFKIPLVIRGPGGVGRQLGAEHSQRLEAYFQAVPGLKIVACSTAYNAKGLLKSAIRDDNPVLFFEHVLLYNLKEDLPEGEYWLPLDKAEMVRQGKDVTILTYSRMRHHALQAVKPLEEKGFDPEIIDLISLKPLDMEAVAESVRKTHRVIIVEECMRTGGIGAELTARINDELFDELDAPVVRLSSQDIPTPYNGTLERYTIVQPQDIIAAVEDMVALKV from the coding sequence ATGGCACAAACAATTTTTTTCAATGCGTTACGGGAAGCGACCAATGAAGAAATGGCGCGAGATGATACAGTCTTTGTTCTCGGAGAAGATGTCGGTCATTATGGCGGATCGTATAAGGTCACCAAAGACCTTTACAAAAAGTATGGAGAACTGCGTTTATTAGACACGCCGATTGCTGAAAATAGCTTTACAGGAATGGCAGTGGGTGCAGCAATGACGGGGTTACGTCCCATTGTAGAAGGCATGAATATGGGATTTTTACTCCTCGCCTTTAACCAAATTGCCAATAATGCGGGAATGTTACGCTACACATCAGGCGGAAACTTTAAAATTCCCTTAGTGATTCGTGGACCAGGTGGTGTGGGTCGTCAACTGGGGGCGGAACACTCCCAACGGTTAGAAGCCTATTTTCAAGCGGTGCCAGGCTTAAAAATTGTCGCTTGTTCAACAGCATATAACGCGAAAGGACTGCTGAAAAGTGCCATTCGGGATGATAATCCCGTCCTCTTTTTTGAGCACGTCTTGCTCTATAACTTGAAAGAAGATTTACCCGAAGGTGAATATTGGCTACCGCTAGATAAAGCAGAGATGGTTCGTCAAGGAAAAGATGTTACGATTCTGACTTATTCGCGGATGCGCCACCATGCCTTACAAGCGGTGAAACCTTTAGAAGAAAAAGGATTTGATCCCGAAATTATTGACTTGATTTCTCTCAAACCCCTCGATATGGAAGCTGTAGCAGAATCAGTGCGGAAAACCCATCGGGTGATTATTGTAGAAGAATGTATGAGAACTGGCGGGATTGGTGCAGAATTAACGGCTCGCATTAATGATGAGTTGTTTGATGAACTGGATGCCCCCGTAGTGCGCTTGTCTTCTCAAGATATTCCTACCCCTTACAATGGAACGTTAGAACGCTATACCATTGTGCAACCGCAAGACATTATTGCTGCTGTGGAAGACATGGTGGCTTTGAAAGTGTAA
- a CDS encoding HPF/RaiA family ribosome-associated protein yields MELPLEITYRNLTKNETIDSLVREQVEKLEKVCDHINSCRVAVEKEHENPETGSPYRVRIDLTVKRGHEIAVDKNSGKNRQYEALQPLIKDAFKAARRQLLELTERQRNEVKQH; encoded by the coding sequence ATGGAACTCCCTTTAGAAATTACTTATCGCAATCTGACCAAAAATGAAACCATTGATAGTTTAGTACGAGAACAAGTCGAAAAATTAGAAAAAGTGTGTGATCACATTAATAGCTGTCGGGTTGCTGTTGAAAAAGAACATGAAAACCCCGAAACAGGTTCTCCCTATCGCGTCCGCATCGATTTAACCGTGAAACGGGGTCATGAAATCGCAGTGGATAAAAATTCTGGCAAAAACCGCCAGTACGAAGCCCTACAACCGCTCATTAAAGATGCGTTTAAGGCAGCCCGTCGTCAACTGCTGGAATTAACTGAACGCCAGCGCAACGAAGTTAAACAACATTAA
- the secF gene encoding protein translocase subunit SecF, whose product MKLKVIKQRYFWWTVSAFAFVISLLAMIISYTQFDAPLRPSIDFVGGTRLQLEQDCSIANNCDDPLDINQVRNILAEQGFPEATIQVVGENRQGLSIRTRNLDVEERTDLRNALEEAVGEFDPKTTKIDTVGPTIGQELFTSGILALLVSFFGIIVYLSIRFQFDYAIFAIFALFHDALITSGVFSILGLVAGVEVDSLFLVALLTIIGFSVNDTVVIYDRIRETRQMEPEANMNQVVDDAVNQTLTRSINTTLTTVLPLLAILLFGGDTLKEFALALIIGFILGAYSSIFLASTLLAWWEERQASAEPEPSNEQV is encoded by the coding sequence ATGAAACTCAAGGTAATTAAACAACGGTATTTTTGGTGGACAGTCTCCGCCTTTGCTTTCGTCATCTCCCTACTGGCGATGATTATTTCCTATACCCAATTTGACGCGCCGTTGCGTCCTAGTATTGATTTTGTTGGGGGAACGCGCTTACAGTTGGAACAAGACTGTTCGATTGCCAATAATTGTGATGACCCCCTTGACATTAACCAAGTTCGGAATATTCTGGCGGAACAAGGGTTTCCTGAAGCAACGATTCAAGTGGTGGGAGAAAACCGACAAGGCTTATCGATTCGCACCCGTAACCTGGATGTGGAGGAACGGACTGATTTACGAAATGCTTTAGAAGAAGCCGTGGGCGAATTTGATCCGAAAACCACTAAAATTGATACGGTCGGTCCCACCATTGGTCAGGAGTTATTTACATCGGGCATTTTAGCGTTACTGGTTTCGTTTTTTGGGATTATTGTTTATCTCAGTATTCGCTTCCAGTTTGATTACGCCATCTTTGCCATTTTTGCCCTCTTTCACGATGCTTTAATTACGTCTGGGGTGTTTTCCATCTTGGGCTTAGTGGCTGGGGTAGAAGTGGATAGTTTGTTTTTGGTTGCCCTCTTAACTATTATTGGTTTTTCTGTTAATGACACGGTGGTTATTTATGATCGGATTCGAGAAACTCGTCAGATGGAACCTGAAGCCAATATGAATCAGGTCGTGGATGATGCAGTGAATCAAACTTTGACCCGTTCGATTAACACCACTTTAACAACGGTCTTGCCATTACTTGCGATTTTATTATTTGGAGGGGATACTTTAAAAGAATTTGCTCTGGCTTTAATTATTGGCTTTATTTTAGGGGCTTATTCGAGTATTTTTCTGGCGAGTACCCTCTTAGCTTGGTGGGAAGAACGTCAAGCAAGTGCTGAACCAGAACCGTCTAATGAACAAGTGTGA
- a CDS encoding DUF2267 domain-containing protein: MSSAGLEVFDTTVHKTNQWVNQLAEQLGWEDKHRVFQVLRVTLHTLRDRVPVEEATQLGAQLPILLAGFYYEDWKPAQTPHKERSKEEFLAPIRNYCQEVGLDTDPEPIARQVFRLLSDRIATGEIEEIAAMLPASIRDLWPQAAQV; encoded by the coding sequence ATGTCTTCCGCAGGCTTAGAAGTATTTGATACCACGGTTCATAAAACCAATCAGTGGGTGAACCAACTCGCGGAACAACTGGGTTGGGAAGATAAGCATCGCGTTTTCCAGGTGCTGAGAGTAACCTTACATACATTGCGCGATCGCGTTCCAGTGGAGGAAGCCACACAACTCGGCGCACAACTTCCCATCCTCCTCGCTGGCTTTTATTACGAAGATTGGAAACCTGCCCAAACGCCCCATAAAGAGCGGTCAAAAGAAGAATTTCTCGCACCGATTCGGAACTATTGTCAAGAGGTTGGCTTAGACACTGATCCAGAACCGATCGCGCGTCAAGTGTTCCGATTATTATCAGACCGCATTGCCACTGGAGAAATTGAAGAGATTGCTGCCATGCTACCAGCATCAATCCGTGATTTGTGGCCCCAAGCAGCACAAGTCTAA
- a CDS encoding RNA-guided endonuclease TnpB family protein: protein MEQTLTLVVKLNVEPEQADQLEETAQAFANACSWINENVNHRLTNRNSIQAVCYSDVKKRFGLKANHIVRACARVGANRSTAKAKGRKVKGFKPTSFDCDGRTFSFREKDWTVSVTTLGKRLRLPLRASNYHRGKLTGQKPTSAQICKHKDDQWYVHIQLKNIPPTPQKTSNVIGVDFGRREIAKTSTNQGWDGKNIQQKRDRFSRVRASLQKKASQGKSASPGVSPGVYAGGTRSSRRRCREVLKRLSGREKRYQKWLNHNISKQIIEEAKQTNSTVAIEDLTGIRERTNQKPRNKTERRRSNNWAFYQLRTFLEYKGIKEGIKVVAVPPAYTSQTCHCCNHIGIRTNKNFKCSNQFCGWIGDADLNGALMIKKWGCSINQPGGSEVLSCRISRATENPNRARSGLG, encoded by the coding sequence ATGGAACAGACGTTAACCCTAGTAGTAAAGCTGAATGTAGAACCTGAGCAAGCGGATCAACTTGAAGAGACTGCTCAGGCTTTTGCTAATGCTTGCTCTTGGATTAATGAAAACGTCAACCATCGCTTAACGAATAGGAACTCCATCCAAGCTGTTTGCTACAGCGACGTTAAAAAAAGGTTTGGATTAAAGGCAAATCATATTGTCCGTGCTTGCGCCAGAGTAGGGGCTAACCGATCAACCGCCAAGGCAAAAGGTAGAAAAGTGAAAGGGTTTAAGCCTACTAGCTTTGATTGTGATGGTCGAACGTTCTCCTTTCGAGAAAAAGATTGGACTGTTAGCGTAACTACCCTTGGAAAGCGGTTAAGACTCCCTTTAAGAGCTAGCAACTACCATCGCGGAAAGTTAACGGGACAGAAACCGACTTCGGCTCAAATCTGCAAGCATAAAGACGATCAGTGGTATGTCCACATTCAGCTTAAAAATATTCCCCCTACCCCTCAAAAGACATCTAATGTGATTGGGGTCGATTTTGGGAGAAGGGAAATTGCTAAAACCTCAACCAATCAAGGCTGGGACGGGAAGAACATTCAACAAAAACGAGATAGGTTTAGTCGAGTAAGAGCATCTCTTCAGAAGAAAGCATCCCAAGGCAAGTCCGCGTCGCCTGGGGTTTCCCCAGGCGTTTATGCCGGAGGCACAAGGTCGTCTCGACGCAGATGTCGAGAAGTCTTGAAACGGTTATCGGGACGCGAGAAGAGATATCAAAAATGGTTAAACCACAATATCTCAAAGCAAATCATTGAGGAGGCAAAGCAGACCAACTCAACGGTGGCAATTGAAGATTTAACGGGCATTCGGGAGCGAACTAACCAGAAACCCAGAAACAAGACGGAAAGAAGACGGTCTAACAATTGGGCTTTCTATCAGTTAAGAACGTTCTTGGAATACAAGGGAATTAAAGAAGGAATTAAGGTAGTAGCAGTTCCTCCTGCCTATACCAGCCAAACTTGCCACTGTTGTAACCACATAGGAATTAGAACCAACAAAAATTTCAAGTGTTCTAATCAGTTTTGTGGTTGGATTGGCGATGCCGACTTAAATGGTGCTTTAATGATTAAGAAATGGGGCTGCTCTATAAACCAGCCTGGAGGCTCGGAAGTTCTATCCTGTAGAATTTCCAGGGCTACTGAAAACCCTAACCGAGCGCGAAGCGGGTTAGGGTAG
- a CDS encoding (Fe-S)-binding protein, with amino-acid sequence MIEKKANLENFVKPENGFDEKKPPQPELVDDCVHCGFCLSTCPSYRVIGKEMDSPRGRIYLMDAINKGEAELDEATVQHFDSCLGCLACVTTCPSDVQYDKLIAATRPQVERNYPRNILDQLYRQLIFTLFPYPQRLRPLLVPLLAYQKLGLQTLVRKTGLVKKISPRLAAMESILPEITAQSFQDNFPDVIPAQGKKRYRVGVILGCVQRLFFSPVNEATVRVLTANGCEVVIPKSQGCCAALPAHQGQEKQAQRLAKQMIDSFAETDVDFIIINAAGCGHTLKEYGHILEDDPDYKEKAEAFAKKVKDIQEFLAEVGLTAELSPVQDEPLDIVYQDACHLLHGQQISLQPRQLLKAIPGVKLHEPIDAALCCGSAGVYNMLQPQVAEELGDKKANNLLNTGAKMIVSSNPGCSLQIQKHLHQKGKEMLLLHPMQLLDYSIQGVKLNQPVTSE; translated from the coding sequence ATGATTGAAAAAAAAGCAAATTTAGAGAATTTTGTCAAGCCAGAAAACGGATTTGACGAGAAAAAACCGCCTCAGCCAGAATTGGTTGATGACTGTGTGCATTGTGGCTTTTGTTTATCCACTTGTCCCAGTTATCGAGTGATTGGTAAAGAAATGGACTCGCCTCGGGGGCGCATTTACTTGATGGATGCCATTAATAAAGGAGAAGCAGAGTTAGATGAAGCCACGGTTCAACATTTTGATTCCTGTTTGGGATGTTTAGCCTGTGTGACCACTTGTCCTTCCGATGTCCAGTATGACAAACTCATTGCAGCGACTCGCCCGCAAGTCGAACGCAATTATCCTCGTAATATTCTAGATCAACTGTATCGTCAGTTGATTTTTACTTTATTTCCTTATCCCCAACGGTTGCGCCCCTTGCTTGTTCCCCTCTTAGCCTATCAAAAATTAGGCTTGCAAACCTTAGTGCGAAAAACAGGATTAGTGAAAAAAATCTCTCCTCGTTTAGCTGCGATGGAGTCCATTTTACCCGAAATTACAGCCCAATCTTTTCAAGATAATTTTCCTGATGTCATTCCCGCGCAAGGTAAAAAACGCTATCGGGTGGGCGTGATTTTAGGCTGTGTGCAACGTCTCTTTTTCTCCCCTGTGAATGAAGCTACAGTGAGAGTTTTAACCGCTAATGGTTGCGAGGTTGTCATCCCGAAAAGCCAAGGCTGTTGTGCTGCTTTACCCGCGCACCAAGGACAAGAAAAACAAGCGCAACGTTTAGCGAAACAAATGATAGATAGTTTTGCTGAAACTGATGTTGATTTTATTATTATTAACGCAGCTGGTTGTGGACATACTCTCAAAGAATATGGACATATTTTAGAGGATGATCCTGACTATAAAGAGAAAGCAGAAGCCTTTGCGAAAAAAGTCAAAGATATCCAAGAATTTCTCGCAGAGGTGGGATTAACCGCTGAACTTTCTCCTGTTCAAGATGAGCCGTTAGATATCGTTTATCAAGATGCTTGTCATCTCTTGCATGGACAACAAATTAGTTTGCAACCGCGACAATTATTAAAAGCAATTCCAGGAGTAAAATTACATGAACCCATTGACGCTGCTTTGTGTTGTGGCAGTGCAGGGGTTTATAATATGTTACAGCCACAAGTTGCCGAAGAATTGGGAGATAAAAAGGCAAATAATCTCTTAAATACTGGTGCGAAAATGATTGTTTCTTCTAACCCTGGTTGTTCTTTACAGATTCAAAAACATCTGCATCAAAAAGGAAAAGAGATGCTGCTTTTACATCCCATGCAACTCCTCGATTATTCCATTCAGGGAGTAAAGTTAAATCAGCCAGTGACCAGTGAATAG
- the ilvN gene encoding acetolactate synthase small subunit, which yields MLKHTLSVLVQDEAGVLTRIAGLFARRGYNIESLAVGPAEKEGISRITMVVPGDDRTIEQLTKQLYKLINVLKVQDVTQVPSVERELMLIKVSATASSRAEVIELAQVFRARVVDIAEDSLTLEVVGDPGKMVAIIQLLSKFGIREIARTGKITLMRESGVNTEYLKLVETVPSNQ from the coding sequence ATGCTCAAACATACGTTATCTGTTCTGGTGCAAGATGAAGCAGGGGTTTTGACCCGCATCGCTGGTTTATTTGCAAGACGAGGCTACAACATTGAAAGTCTTGCCGTGGGACCGGCGGAAAAAGAAGGGATTTCTCGGATTACAATGGTGGTTCCTGGGGATGATCGCACCATTGAACAGTTAACCAAACAACTCTATAAGTTAATTAACGTGCTCAAGGTGCAAGATGTCACCCAAGTTCCCAGCGTAGAACGCGAACTCATGCTGATTAAAGTCAGTGCTACTGCCTCATCCCGAGCAGAGGTGATTGAACTTGCCCAAGTCTTCCGCGCCCGAGTGGTGGATATTGCAGAAGATTCCTTAACCCTAGAAGTGGTTGGCGATCCCGGAAAAATGGTCGCGATTATTCAACTGTTAAGTAAGTTTGGGATTCGAGAAATTGCTCGCACGGGCAAAATCACCTTGATGCGAGAGTCTGGCGTGAATACCGAGTATCTGAAGTTAGTGGAAACTGTGCCCAGTAACCAGTAA
- a CDS encoding FAD-binding oxidoreductase, giving the protein MTNLETLIASQQVSYEPQWQPAPELPEKPLVIPETEESLGEVCAIAQQNQLSIVPCGNGSKLTWGGLPSQFDFYLSTRHLNQIIDHAVGDLTVTLQAGVTLAQLQAQLKQNNQFLPLDPAYPETATLGGIVATADAGSWRERYGGVRDLLIGISFVRADGEIAKAGGRVVKNVAGYDLMKLFTGSYGTLGIISQLTFRTYPLPPASATVLLTGDADAITNIAQTLRHSKLTPTRADLLSPAITEKLNLGKGLGLIIQWETIIESIEKQIEDISNFAQFNSLTITHYQEENEKSLWDQLKAFTSVAPNNSEITCKIGLLPTAIRDFFSELPPDSYAIIHNKSGLGELVLSADLSVATLKSIRDYCEKNQGFLTLLSAPNAIKTQIEPWGYTGNALTIMKKIKEQFDPNNQFNPNRFVGGI; this is encoded by the coding sequence ATGACTAATTTAGAAACCCTGATCGCTTCACAGCAAGTGAGTTATGAACCGCAATGGCAACCTGCGCCAGAGTTACCCGAAAAGCCGTTAGTGATTCCCGAGACGGAAGAAAGTTTAGGAGAAGTCTGCGCGATCGCGCAACAAAATCAATTGTCAATTGTCCCTTGTGGCAATGGCAGTAAACTAACATGGGGGGGACTTCCCAGTCAGTTTGATTTCTACCTCAGCACCCGTCACCTCAATCAGATTATTGATCATGCCGTCGGTGACTTAACCGTTACCTTACAAGCTGGGGTGACTCTCGCGCAACTGCAAGCACAGCTGAAACAGAATAATCAATTTTTACCCCTAGATCCCGCTTACCCTGAAACCGCCACCCTCGGGGGAATTGTCGCCACAGCCGACGCAGGAAGTTGGCGCGAACGCTATGGTGGGGTGAGAGACCTTCTGATTGGCATTTCCTTTGTTCGTGCGGATGGTGAAATCGCCAAAGCAGGGGGACGAGTGGTGAAAAATGTTGCAGGATACGACCTGATGAAACTCTTCACGGGATCTTATGGCACATTAGGCATCATCAGCCAGCTAACATTTCGGACCTATCCCCTCCCTCCTGCTTCTGCAACCGTGCTTTTAACAGGGGATGCGGATGCAATTACAAATATTGCCCAAACCCTTCGCCATTCTAAGTTAACCCCCACTCGTGCGGATTTACTCTCTCCTGCGATTACCGAAAAACTGAACCTCGGAAAGGGTCTAGGGTTAATCATTCAATGGGAAACGATTATTGAAAGCATTGAAAAACAAATTGAAGACATAAGTAATTTTGCTCAGTTCAACTCTCTCACAATCACTCATTATCAAGAGGAGAATGAAAAATCATTATGGGATCAATTGAAAGCCTTCACTTCTGTTGCTCCCAATAACAGCGAAATCACTTGTAAAATCGGCTTATTACCCACTGCAATCCGCGACTTTTTCTCAGAACTTCCCCCTGACAGTTACGCTATCATTCATAATAAAAGCGGTTTGGGTGAACTGGTTTTATCTGCAGATTTATCTGTAGCAACCCTGAAATCAATTCGTGATTATTGTGAAAAAAATCAAGGTTTTCTCACGCTGCTTTCTGCCCCCAATGCAATCAAAACTCAAATTGAGCCGTGGGGATATACAGGAAATGCGTTAACAATAATGAAAAAAATTAAAGAACAATTTGACCCCAATAACCAGTTTAATCCGAACCGTTTTGTTGGCGGAATTTAA